Within uncultured Methanoregula sp., the genomic segment CGAACTCATCGCGATATCGATCTTCCGGTCGATCCTGCCGGAACATTCCTGGATCCTGCAGATCTCGATCCTGATGGGGACATCCGGGAATGCAGCCCGGATGGTATTTTCTGCAAGCGCAGCCATGGCAGGTGACGGGTCCACGAGCAGAATCTCGCTGATGCCCGGGATCTTCCGGCATTCAAGCAGGTGGGTTAAGACCGCTACAGTAAGCGCCCCGTTGCCGCAGCCGATATCCATGAACCGGACCGGGTGATCGAAGACCGGCAGCGACTCCCCGCAGTGCCGGACAAACTCCTTTCGTGCCCTGCTCATGAACGGGACGGTGGTGAAATGGATGAACGGCCGGGGGTCTTCAAAAACCTGGGCAGGCTTCACAAACTCGTTCTTGTACCGTTCCAGGAACCCGAGAAGGAATGCAAGGCCAAAGAGCCCGTCCTCCTCTTCGAGGACTGCGGATTTTACCCATGCAACGGCCTGTTCCCCGGCACCGTTTGTGGCAAGGAATGTCGCGATGTAAAAGTGAAATGCCGGCACCAGCCCCTGCCGGATCCTGGTATCATAACTGCGGGGTCCGGAATTTTCCTGGAGAATCTCATCCGCGTACGCTCTCCATTCCTGTTGTTCCCGGTCTGAAAGGAAAAGCATGGATTCCCTGAATCTGTTGCGGGGCAGCGGCAAAAAGCCTGCCTTAGTCCCGGGCACGGACCAGAAGAAGCCGGCATGAAACTATGCACTTTAATTATGTATGGTCTCATATTTTTCCCGGACAGGCCGCAGTATTGGGAGATGCCGGCAGCGGACCTCCCCGACCTCCTGCGGGACTGGAGAATATCATGGACAGATCCTCAAATCCGGCATTCCGGGACGACCTTTTTAATGATCGCGAGTGTAACGGCACGGGAACGCCGATGACCATCCGGGGAACGATCGACAAGACGCTCTTCCTCCTCTTCATTGTCGTGGTCTCTGCAGTAGTTGCCTGGACGTATCTCCCCAATTCAGTCCCCCTTGTTCTCGGGGCGGTTGTCGGTGCGTTTGCTGTCGGATTCCTCACATCCTTCAGGACGACGTTGTCGCCTTTCACCGCGCCGGTCTTTGCCATCCTGGAAGGTATTTTTCTCGGGGCATTTTCCGGGTGGATGAATACCCTTTATCCAGGCATTGTCGTACAGGCTGTGGCCCTGACGTTTTGCGTCTTTCTCATCGTTCTCCTTATCTTCCGGGCACGCATAATCCGCGTCACCGGGAAATTCAAAATTATCGTGATCGGGGCAATGGGGGCAATCGCGCTTCTCTATATCGCCAATATCGTTCTCACTTTTTTCAGAATGCCCCTCGGGTTCATCAGCGAAGGCGGCTGGCCCGGTGTCGCGTTTTCGCTTGTCGTGGTTTTTGTTGCTTCACTCTGTCTTGTTCTTGATTTCGATTATATCGAGAAGAGCGTTGAGTATGGCCTGCCGAAGCGCAATGAATGGTATGCCTCGTTCACTCTTATCGTCACGCTGGTCTGGATGTACCTCGAGATCCTCCGGCTTCTCGTAAAACTGCGGGAATCTGTGCCGGAATCCGGTACCTGACTTCATTTGAACCGCCGACCGGGCCCGTATAACCGGGTAATTAATTTTCTCTGGCCACAAACCCACGAGATTCCTGCATTACCGGTGCGTTTTCTTTGCCCCGAATGTACCAAATTTCCCGATGGTCTTACTTCCCTTCTTGACATCCGCTTTCGCAATAGTCCCCGATCTCTTACCCGAGCCTTCCGTCTGCCCGGGCTGACCTTTATTCCTCCGGGAGGTTTGTTGCGATCGGTCACTTCCGGATTTTCTTTCCGGCCGTGAACCTTCGGATCTTCGCGGAGCGTGTTCGGGTCTTCTCTCCGGTCTGTCGCCATCAGTTCTTCTGGGTGATCGTTCCGGTCTTCTTTCCTGTCGCGGACCTTCGGATCTCCGCGGAACGTGTTCGGGTCTTCTCTCCGGTCTGTCGCCATCAGTTCTTCTGGGTGATCGTTCCGGTCTTCTTTCCTGTCGAGGTCCTTCGGATCTTCGCGGAGTGTGTTCGGGTCTTCTCTCCGGGCTGGTACCATCCGCTCTTCTTGGCGGTCGTTCCGGTTTTCTTTCCTGTCGCGGACCATCGGATCTCCGTGGAGCATGTTCCGGTCTTCTCTCCGGTTTTTCACCTTCCGTTCTTCTGGGTGGTCGTTCAGATTTTCTTTCTGATCGCGGACCATCGGATCTTTGCGGAGCGTGTTCCGGCCTTCTCTCCGGTCTGTCACCTTCCGGTCTATCACCTTCCGGTCTTCTTGCTGGTCGTTCCGGTTTTCTTTCCGGCCGAGGCCCACTCGTTCTCTGAGGAGCCCGTCCTGGTTTTCTCTCCAACCGTTCCACTGCCTTTTTCTGTTGTGCACGGTCGGTCTTGTTCATGGGGCGTTTTCCCCTTTTACGCCCTGAACGGGGTTTATTGGATTGGTGCTGGGACCCGGTTGCCATGTAGATTACTCCCGATGATGATTGTGTGTTACTCTCGTTGCACTGCCAAAAAGGTTCTGGTCGTGTATACATGGAATTCATCTTTAAAATAACAGGCACCTGTTCCGGGAGTTTTTACGCAGGACCTTGCTTTTATCGGTCCATGAATGCCGAACCTCTTATGTTCCTCCGGTAATCGTATCGCTCAACCCGGGCTGACGTACCTTTTTATCAATCGCTGACAAAACAACC encodes:
- a CDS encoding methyltransferase gives rise to the protein MLFLSDREQQEWRAYADEILQENSGPRSYDTRIRQGLVPAFHFYIATFLATNGAGEQAVAWVKSAVLEEEDGLFGLAFLLGFLERYKNEFVKPAQVFEDPRPFIHFTTVPFMSRARKEFVRHCGESLPVFDHPVRFMDIGCGNGALTVAVLTHLLECRKIPGISEILLVDPSPAMAALAENTIRAAFPDVPIRIEICRIQECSGRIDRKIDIAMSSLAYHHMPLEDKRIHLARLRPWIDHFLLFEMDADIDTPDRFSPALALVVYSFYGRIFDCIYAHDAPVEVVNECIDMFLMTEVVSILSEPRGTRSDYHMQRNQWQDLFAEVLGPEFSLRCDSACYADEHMVFFTQQYSRTG
- a CDS encoding Bax inhibitor-1/YccA family protein translates to MDRSSNPAFRDDLFNDRECNGTGTPMTIRGTIDKTLFLLFIVVVSAVVAWTYLPNSVPLVLGAVVGAFAVGFLTSFRTTLSPFTAPVFAILEGIFLGAFSGWMNTLYPGIVVQAVALTFCVFLIVLLIFRARIIRVTGKFKIIVIGAMGAIALLYIANIVLTFFRMPLGFISEGGWPGVAFSLVVVFVASLCLVLDFDYIEKSVEYGLPKRNEWYASFTLIVTLVWMYLEILRLLVKLRESVPESGT